One genomic window of Sphingomonas sp. C3-2 includes the following:
- a CDS encoding valine--tRNA ligase yields MTELAKTFDPAAIEARWYSHWEDKGLFRPERGEAEPFTIVIPPPNVTGSLHIGHALDDTLQDVLVRHARLQGKDALWVVGTDHAGIATQMVVERQMNARGEKRTDYSRDAFIDKVWEWKAESGGTITRQLRRLGASCDWANERFTMDEGFSKAVLKVFVELYKQGLLYRDKRLVNWDPGLKTAISDLEVETKEVGGKFWHLSYPLEDGSGTISVATTRPETMLADMAVAVNPEDDRYKALIGKNVRLPITGRLIPIVADEHADPELGSGAVKITPGHDFNDFEVGKRAGFKPAEMLNMLDADAHVIQTSDGLIPEEFLGLERFEARTRVVARLEEQGILGKVEDRVIQTPFGDRSGAVIEPWLTDQWYVDAETLAKPALEAVRSGAIKVVPESWKKTYYNWLENIQPWCVSRQLWWGHQIPAWYDEDGNVYVAEDEAEAQLQAGNRKITRDSDVLDTWFSSALWPFGTLGWPEKTEKLERHYPNDVLISGFDILFFWDARMIMQGMHFMEEVPFKTLYLHGLVRAADGSKMSKSKGNTVDPLGLIDKYGADALRFTLTAMESQGRDIKLDEKRVEGYRNFATKLWNASRFCQANGIGASKTLRAPDAAAPVNRWIIAETISTVQKLDLALADLRYDEAANTIYHFTWSRFCDWYLELIKGQIDDETRAVAGWVLDQILVMLHPFMPFITEELWHAMGARENEIIVAHWPLADTHALDANAAQEIDWLIRLVSEIRAARSELNVPPGAKLALHVRDASAVTGERLDRQATALGRLARVETISLDPAPAGGAAQVVVDEATYVLPLEGVIDLTAERARLTKGIEAAAKERDSLGKRLENPAFVEKAKPEAVEKARADHAEKSAEAERLSAALARLG; encoded by the coding sequence ATGACTGAACTCGCAAAGACCTTCGATCCTGCCGCCATTGAAGCGCGCTGGTATAGCCATTGGGAAGACAAGGGCCTGTTCCGCCCCGAACGCGGTGAGGCCGAACCCTTCACCATCGTAATCCCGCCGCCCAACGTAACGGGCAGCCTGCATATCGGCCACGCGCTCGACGATACGCTGCAGGACGTTCTGGTCCGCCATGCCCGTCTGCAGGGCAAGGATGCGCTCTGGGTCGTCGGAACCGACCATGCCGGCATCGCCACCCAGATGGTGGTCGAACGGCAGATGAATGCGCGCGGCGAAAAGCGTACCGATTATTCGCGCGATGCCTTTATCGACAAGGTCTGGGAATGGAAGGCGGAAAGCGGCGGCACGATCACGCGCCAGCTGCGCCGCCTCGGCGCGTCGTGCGATTGGGCCAATGAACGCTTCACCATGGACGAAGGTTTTTCGAAGGCCGTCCTCAAGGTGTTCGTCGAGCTTTACAAGCAGGGCCTGCTCTACCGCGACAAGCGGCTCGTGAACTGGGATCCGGGTCTCAAGACCGCGATTTCGGATCTCGAGGTCGAAACCAAGGAAGTCGGCGGCAAGTTCTGGCATCTGAGCTATCCGCTCGAAGACGGCAGCGGCACGATCTCGGTCGCCACCACGCGCCCCGAAACGATGCTCGCCGATATGGCGGTGGCGGTGAACCCCGAGGATGATCGCTACAAGGCGCTCATTGGCAAGAATGTCCGCCTGCCGATCACCGGCCGCCTCATCCCGATCGTCGCCGACGAACATGCCGATCCCGAACTGGGTTCGGGCGCGGTGAAGATCACGCCAGGGCATGACTTCAACGACTTTGAAGTGGGCAAGCGCGCCGGGTTCAAGCCCGCCGAGATGCTCAACATGCTCGACGCCGATGCGCATGTCATCCAGACGTCGGACGGCCTGATCCCCGAAGAATTCCTCGGCCTCGAACGCTTCGAGGCGCGCACGCGCGTCGTCGCGCGGCTCGAAGAACAGGGCATTCTCGGAAAGGTTGAAGACCGCGTCATCCAGACACCGTTCGGTGATCGTTCGGGCGCGGTGATCGAGCCCTGGCTCACCGATCAATGGTATGTCGATGCCGAAACGCTCGCCAAGCCCGCGCTTGAAGCCGTGCGGTCGGGGGCGATCAAGGTGGTGCCGGAAAGCTGGAAGAAGACCTATTATAACTGGCTCGAAAACATCCAGCCCTGGTGCGTCAGCCGCCAGCTCTGGTGGGGCCATCAGATCCCGGCCTGGTATGATGAAGACGGCAACGTCTATGTCGCCGAGGACGAAGCCGAGGCACAGCTTCAGGCGGGCAACCGCAAGATCACGCGCGACAGCGACGTGCTCGACACCTGGTTCTCGTCCGCGCTCTGGCCCTTCGGCACGCTGGGCTGGCCCGAAAAGACCGAGAAGCTCGAACGCCATTATCCCAATGACGTGCTGATCTCGGGCTTCGACATCCTCTTCTTCTGGGATGCCCGCATGATCATGCAGGGCATGCATTTCATGGAAGAAGTGCCGTTCAAGACCTTGTATCTCCACGGTCTTGTCCGTGCGGCCGATGGCTCGAAAATGTCGAAGTCGAAGGGCAATACCGTCGATCCGCTCGGCCTTATCGACAAATATGGTGCCGATGCGCTGCGCTTCACGCTTACAGCGATGGAAAGCCAGGGCCGCGACATCAAGCTCGATGAAAAGCGCGTTGAGGGCTATCGCAACTTCGCGACCAAGCTCTGGAACGCGTCGCGTTTCTGCCAGGCGAACGGGATCGGCGCGTCGAAAACGCTGCGCGCGCCCGATGCCGCAGCGCCCGTCAACCGCTGGATCATCGCCGAGACGATCTCGACCGTCCAGAAGCTCGATCTGGCACTGGCCGATCTGCGCTATGATGAAGCCGCCAACACCATCTATCACTTCACCTGGAGCCGCTTCTGCGACTGGTATCTTGAGCTGATCAAGGGCCAGATCGATGACGAGACCCGGGCAGTGGCCGGTTGGGTGCTCGATCAGATCCTCGTCATGCTTCACCCCTTCATGCCCTTCATCACCGAAGAACTGTGGCATGCGATGGGCGCGCGTGAAAACGAGATCATCGTCGCGCACTGGCCGCTGGCCGATACCCATGCGCTCGATGCCAATGCCGCGCAGGAAATCGACTGGCTCATCCGCCTCGTCTCCGAAATCCGCGCCGCGCGGTCCGAACTCAATGTCCCGCCGGGCGCCAAGCTTGCGCTCCACGTCCGCGATGCGTCGGCGGTCACCGGCGAACGGCTCGATCGTCAGGCCACCGCGCTTGGCCGTCTGGCCCGTGTCGAAACGATCAGCCTCGATCCGGCGCCAGCCGGTGGGGCGGCACAGGTGGTGGTCGACGAGGCAACTTATGTGCTGCCGCTCGAAGGCGTGATTGATCTTACGGCCGAACGCGCGCGTCTCACCAAGGGTATCGAAGCCGCCGCCAAGGAGCGCGACTCGCTTGGCAAGCGCCTTGAAAACCCGGCCTTTGTCGAAAAGGCGAAGCCGGAGGCGGTTGAAAAGGCGCGAGCCGACCATGCCGAGAAATCGGCCGAGGCCGAACGCCTGTCCGCCGCGCTGGCACGGCTCGGCTAA